In a single window of the Pontibacter russatus genome:
- a CDS encoding T9SS type A sorting domain-containing protein, with protein sequence MTWSTPGLHKITWTSCCRGRGSNFVDNEAGLFAALYYNPQQPSSSPQFYDLPVFNFPVDKPISYNFNVEDPDGQELEYSLEKPYGMFEDPYASMTQKGFKLTNDGKIVWDKPVQGLWLVNVKVKEKANGAYTGAYVLREFILNIGSFTNEAPQFAPLAQKFVKEGEAVSFDVEASDSQNITINASGSVFEKGASFKQTVQGAAAKGTFSWTPALGTSGKFVVQFTATDAHIMPLTSQAAVTVTVVPANCGVLAAPAIKSQPCEGSSNGQVTVAGSNGLEPFLYSLDGGTTFKTEALFTNLAAGTYQAVVKDASGCLSAPVPVTLQGQAALSVSFTTAFKSVCASGNPIRLTGGSPVGGSYSGTGVKDGVFNPATAGPGAHTISYTYTNGNGCTNTATTTLTVAAAPTASAGTDQTVYYGYAEAGCATLSATATGGSSNYTYSWSTGAATQAISVCPTATTTYTVTVTDASGCSSTDDVTVFVTDVRCGNKLDKVSVCHNGNEICIAPEAVAAHLAHGDVLGSCATGGNLKAQSAGNMEASAATQELSVYPNPMGAKAQVTLKLKEQDYVTLEILDNNGKVVKKLYEGTAAANQEQSFEIRRSIGNQPLYIARLTTSKGTQFIRIMLAD encoded by the coding sequence GTGACATGGTCCACCCCTGGCCTGCACAAAATTACCTGGACAAGCTGCTGCCGGGGCAGAGGCTCAAACTTTGTTGACAATGAGGCAGGGCTTTTTGCCGCGCTGTATTACAACCCGCAGCAGCCAAGTTCTTCGCCGCAATTCTACGACCTGCCAGTTTTTAACTTCCCGGTAGACAAGCCCATCAGCTACAACTTCAACGTGGAAGACCCGGACGGGCAGGAGTTGGAGTACTCGCTGGAAAAACCGTATGGCATGTTTGAAGATCCTTATGCCTCCATGACCCAGAAGGGCTTCAAATTAACGAACGACGGCAAGATTGTTTGGGACAAGCCGGTGCAGGGTCTCTGGCTGGTAAATGTAAAAGTAAAGGAGAAGGCAAACGGCGCGTACACCGGAGCCTATGTGCTACGGGAGTTCATCCTCAACATTGGCTCCTTTACCAACGAGGCACCCCAGTTCGCCCCCCTGGCACAGAAATTTGTGAAAGAAGGCGAGGCGGTGTCGTTTGATGTAGAGGCATCCGACAGCCAGAACATCACCATCAATGCCTCGGGCTCGGTGTTTGAGAAAGGCGCGAGCTTTAAGCAGACAGTGCAGGGCGCTGCCGCCAAAGGCACCTTCTCCTGGACACCCGCCCTGGGCACTTCTGGTAAGTTTGTCGTGCAGTTTACCGCCACCGATGCGCATATAATGCCTCTCACCTCCCAGGCGGCGGTAACGGTGACGGTGGTGCCCGCCAACTGCGGCGTGCTTGCCGCACCTGCTATTAAGTCACAGCCTTGCGAAGGCAGCAGCAACGGGCAGGTAACTGTGGCCGGAAGCAATGGCCTGGAGCCCTTCCTGTACTCGCTGGACGGTGGAACCACCTTCAAAACAGAAGCCCTTTTCACAAACCTGGCTGCAGGCACTTACCAGGCTGTGGTGAAGGATGCGAGCGGCTGCCTGAGCGCTCCAGTTCCTGTTACACTGCAGGGGCAAGCCGCACTGAGCGTGAGCTTTACAACCGCCTTTAAGAGTGTCTGCGCAAGCGGCAACCCGATCCGGTTAACAGGGGGCTCCCCGGTTGGCGGCAGCTATTCCGGGACGGGCGTGAAGGACGGCGTATTTAACCCGGCCACTGCGGGCCCAGGCGCACATACGATATCTTATACCTACACCAACGGCAACGGCTGCACCAACACAGCCACCACAACCCTAACCGTAGCTGCAGCGCCCACTGCCTCCGCCGGAACAGACCAGACCGTGTATTACGGTTATGCCGAAGCTGGTTGCGCCACCCTATCGGCCACGGCAACAGGTGGCAGCTCAAATTATACTTACTCTTGGAGCACTGGCGCCGCTACACAAGCCATTTCGGTTTGCCCAACGGCCACCACTACCTATACTGTTACGGTGACAGATGCCTCCGGCTGCTCCAGCACCGATGACGTAACCGTTTTTGTGACGGACGTAAGGTGCGGCAATAAGCTTGACAAAGTTTCGGTGTGCCACAACGGCAATGAAATCTGCATTGCGCCGGAGGCCGTGGCGGCGCACCTGGCGCACGGCGACGTGCTCGGCAGCTGCGCGACGGGCGGCAACCTGAAGGCACAGAGTGCAGGCAATATGGAAGCCTCTGCCGCGACGCAGGAACTTAGCGTGTATCCTAACCCGATGGGCGCAAAGGCACAGGTTACCCTTAAGTTGAAGGAGCAGGACTACGTAACCCTGGAGATACTCGACAACAATGGGAAGGTGGTGAAGAAGCTTTACGAAGGCACCGCAGCCGCGAACCAGGAACAAAGTTTCGAGATAAGAAGGAGCATCGGGAACCAGCCACTGTACATCGCCAGGCTCACCACGTCAAAAGGCACGCAGTTCATCAGGATAATGCTGGCAGACTAA
- the rsmI gene encoding 16S rRNA (cytidine(1402)-2'-O)-methyltransferase — MQEQEKTNLYLVPTPIGNLEDITLRAIRVLKEVDVILAEDTRTSGKLLQHLGIEKRMHSHHLHNEHKASAHLIDRLKAGEVMALISDAGTPGISDPGFYLVRECLKNGLKVECLPGPTAFVPALVKSGFSTDRFTFEGFLPVKKGRQTRLQSLAEEERTMIFYESPHRLLKTLTQFKEFFGGEREASVSREISKMFEETLNGTLDELIHIFTTKAIKGEFVVVVAGAAKGSKTDKE; from the coding sequence ATGCAGGAACAGGAAAAGACAAACCTTTATCTCGTGCCCACGCCCATCGGCAACCTGGAGGATATCACGCTGCGCGCCATCCGGGTACTGAAGGAGGTGGACGTGATTCTGGCCGAGGACACCCGCACCAGCGGTAAGCTGCTGCAGCACCTCGGCATCGAGAAGCGCATGCACAGCCACCACCTGCACAACGAGCACAAAGCCTCCGCGCACCTCATTGACCGCCTGAAGGCGGGGGAGGTGATGGCGCTGATTTCGGACGCGGGCACGCCCGGTATCTCGGACCCCGGCTTTTACCTGGTGCGCGAATGCCTGAAAAACGGCCTGAAGGTGGAGTGCCTGCCGGGGCCTACGGCTTTTGTGCCCGCGCTAGTGAAATCAGGGTTCAGCACCGACCGTTTTACGTTTGAGGGATTCCTGCCCGTGAAGAAAGGGCGCCAGACGCGCCTGCAGAGCCTGGCGGAGGAGGAGCGCACCATGATTTTTTACGAGTCACCGCACCGCCTGCTGAAAACGCTGACACAGTTTAAGGAGTTTTTCGGCGGGGAGCGTGAAGCCTCTGTTTCACGTGAAATCTCAAAAATGTTTGAAGAGACCCTCAACGGCACCTTAGATGAGCTCATTCATATCTTCACGACTAAGGCCATCAAAGGCGAGTTTGTGGTGGTGGTGGCGGGCGCCGCAAAAGGAAGCAAAACCGACAAAGAGTAA
- a CDS encoding mechanosensitive ion channel family protein → MNDALELLWSKLEAWGAQVVLMLPNLFVALVLLFATFYVAGFIRKSLGKVVDRFSHSSALNNLVLTLLYIGMLVLGFFFVLSILNLDRVVISMLAGVGIIGLALGFAFQDIAANFISGVIIAVQKPFKVGDMIETNDYFGIIERITLRTIDIRQPTGEMVWLPNKMVFENPVTNFSIKGTRRIDLEVGVSYAEDLEQVQQVVTEALEDVKNRVKTKEVEVMYDAFGDSSINFKARFWITYKRQVDFVSAKSDAIIRIKKAFDANNILIPFPVRTLDFAIKGGETLTQQLKPLNVSAKGGQRLGENGQQQD, encoded by the coding sequence ATGAACGACGCACTAGAGCTGCTGTGGAGCAAGCTGGAGGCCTGGGGGGCGCAGGTTGTGCTGATGCTGCCAAATTTATTTGTCGCGCTGGTGCTGCTCTTCGCCACCTTTTACGTGGCCGGGTTCATCCGGAAATCGCTTGGGAAGGTGGTTGACAGGTTTTCGCACAGCTCCGCGCTCAACAACCTCGTCCTGACGCTCCTGTACATCGGCATGCTGGTGTTGGGCTTTTTCTTCGTGCTCAGTATACTCAACCTTGACAGGGTGGTGATTTCCATGCTGGCTGGTGTGGGTATCATTGGCCTGGCGCTGGGCTTTGCCTTCCAGGACATTGCCGCCAACTTCATCTCCGGTGTGATTATAGCCGTGCAGAAGCCTTTCAAAGTGGGGGATATGATTGAGACGAACGACTATTTCGGCATCATTGAGCGCATCACGCTGCGCACCATCGACATTAGGCAGCCGACGGGAGAAATGGTGTGGCTGCCGAACAAGATGGTGTTTGAGAACCCGGTCACGAACTTTTCCATCAAGGGCACCCGCCGGATCGACCTGGAAGTGGGTGTGTCTTACGCCGAAGACCTGGAGCAGGTGCAGCAGGTAGTGACTGAGGCGCTGGAAGATGTGAAAAACCGCGTCAAGACCAAGGAGGTGGAGGTGATGTACGATGCCTTCGGCGACAGTTCCATCAACTTTAAGGCGCGCTTTTGGATAACCTACAAGCGGCAGGTAGATTTCGTGAGTGCTAAAAGCGACGCCATCATCCGCATCAAGAAGGCCTTCGACGCAAACAACATTCTCATTCCGTTCCCAGTCCGCACGCTGGATTTCGCCATCAAAGGAGGCGAGACGCTGACGCAGCAACTGAAGCCGCTGAACGTTTCCGCCAAGGGCGGGCAGCGGCTCGGGGAAAACGGGCAGCAGCAGGACTGA
- a CDS encoding FeoB-associated Cys-rich membrane protein, which produces MIQELIILVVFLAAAFYMGRMLYRSFAAKSGCAKGCGSCGAIDFRKIQQELEKKRAAAQ; this is translated from the coding sequence ATGATACAGGAACTGATCATTCTCGTCGTTTTCTTGGCGGCCGCTTTCTATATGGGCCGCATGTTGTACCGCAGCTTTGCCGCCAAAAGCGGCTGCGCCAAGGGCTGCGGAAGCTGCGGCGCCATCGACTTCAGGAAAATCCAGCAGGAGCTCGAGAAAAAGAGGGCAGCCGCGCAATAG
- a CDS encoding metallophosphoesterase family protein gives MARYAVTDIHGCARTFKALVLEQLKLQPNDELYILGDLVNKGPDSKGVIDFVLELQAQKYQVHCLRGNHDQMLLKAAKKGPKNLNLTDTEKSLVLQSFGIAQFEDLPKKYRKFLKRLPYYLVLPDYYLVHAGFNFAKEDIFSDKDAMLNLRGYEVDWQRLDSKMLLHGHTPTALHSIKKAIAHKDRKLNLDAGCVYYRNAALGNLVALDMDTQQLFIQPNQDRPYPVARKS, from the coding sequence ATGGCCCGCTACGCTGTAACCGACATCCACGGCTGTGCCCGTACGTTTAAAGCGCTCGTGCTGGAGCAACTGAAGCTTCAGCCCAATGACGAGCTCTATATACTGGGCGACCTCGTGAACAAAGGGCCCGACAGCAAAGGCGTGATTGACTTTGTATTAGAGCTGCAGGCGCAAAAATACCAGGTACACTGCCTGCGCGGCAACCACGACCAGATGCTGCTGAAAGCCGCCAAGAAAGGCCCGAAGAACCTGAACTTAACAGACACCGAGAAGAGTCTGGTGCTCCAGAGCTTCGGGATAGCGCAGTTTGAGGACCTGCCCAAAAAGTACAGGAAGTTCCTGAAACGCCTGCCGTACTACCTGGTGCTGCCCGATTACTACCTGGTGCATGCGGGCTTCAACTTCGCGAAGGAAGACATTTTCTCGGATAAGGACGCCATGCTGAACCTGCGGGGCTACGAGGTGGACTGGCAGCGGCTGGACAGCAAGATGCTGCTGCACGGCCATACCCCCACCGCCCTCCACAGCATCAAAAAAGCCATCGCGCACAAAGATAGGAAGCTGAACCTGGACGCCGGCTGCGTCTACTACCGTAACGCCGCCCTCGGAAACCTCGTCGCGCTGGATATGGACACGCAGCAACTGTTCATCCAACCCAACCAGGACCGGCCTTACCCGGTGGCCCGGAAGAGCTGA
- a CDS encoding IPT/TIG domain-containing protein yields MEKTSTPLIFNFRTWLKAFVLTVILLSPVVVQAQTQIFKETMGASTGTIASYESGNYFDNDNLTMSGTALVSNATPSNYTGASGGSYIEANGPTTQKEFVIAGINTTDYSSINLSFGMFNGRFSSLVVDFSVNNGTSWTQIALGALPASNSWGLVSDAGQVVIPESSNLSLRFRHTGTRAIIGIDDVELSGIYTAPTPTIYSFSPISAAVGAEVTVTGNNLQNTAYVYFTDDSFRDTEAYDVTKTSFKFIVPTGAKTSRLELWDQFGEILVISDDALTVIAPTITDIAPKEGFVGDTVKIYGTNLSTASSVTFGGGGSAAAIVIDGGEIHAVVPATAESGAIQVLTSYGSATTDVSNNFTVLVPAIAGFTPSQGSPKPAGVQGDEITITGNYLSTASSVVFGGAGSAVPHFTSETSIRVYVPDNAETGTISVVTPKGTATSSTAFTVLKPKIIGLSKNNGKVGETIYITGDRLNVAPFSVTFGGGATATVTSSSLTQLAVTVPSGAASGVVTVTTAEGTAVTASSFSVVKPTFIVQNTPLDPFTAKVGVPSEPQFYTIAGSNLEGSLNIALPSQFEVSGDEGATWTTGGLSYIPDASGTVTQKNILVRYNPAAKGSHSGNINNTSAGLTELIAVEGSTLDPAITVTGTLTPFTTKTNTASASQSYQVSGINLESNLTVTAPAAFEVSLDGSAYSNSVALTPTNGDVAATVYVRYLPVSSGSHSGEISMSSTNAATQTIAVEGATIDPTITVTGALTEFSTDVNTPSASQTYTVSGTNLEGGITVAGPATLEFKVSLDNTNFYRTLSVPLAAGATSIGETTIYVRYEPAEAGPHSATITQSSPNATAVTLAANGSTSKSSLPVELISFQARSNANEVTLLWATASEKDNSHFEVEMAANPEAGFTRIGKVHSKAGTSSVTTNYLLKYNLTSAGTHYFRLKQVDLDGTATYSKVVAVETEGTLAGATVVVAPNPLNYNSKVVIAADADGKASLVLQSMAGKQLYQKTVAVSKGQNEVQLPLYDQLQNGLYILTVELQGQRYQVKVVKQ; encoded by the coding sequence ATGGAGAAAACTTCTACACCCTTAATTTTTAACTTCCGGACTTGGCTTAAAGCTTTTGTCCTGACAGTTATCCTGCTGTCCCCTGTTGTGGTGCAGGCGCAGACGCAGATTTTTAAAGAGACAATGGGTGCGAGTACTGGCACAATTGCTTCTTATGAGTCAGGTAATTATTTTGATAATGATAATCTGACAATGTCGGGTACAGCATTAGTCAGTAATGCAACTCCAAGTAATTATACAGGAGCATCTGGCGGCAGTTATATAGAGGCGAATGGTCCGACTACTCAGAAAGAATTCGTAATAGCTGGAATAAACACAACAGATTACTCATCCATTAACTTATCCTTTGGTATGTTTAACGGAAGGTTTTCCAGCTTAGTGGTTGACTTCTCTGTTAATAATGGAACTTCATGGACTCAAATCGCTTTAGGTGCTCTACCTGCTTCTAATAGTTGGGGTTTAGTAAGTGATGCTGGACAAGTAGTTATTCCGGAATCATCTAATCTCAGTCTAAGATTTAGGCATACCGGAACTAGAGCAATTATCGGCATAGATGATGTTGAGCTTTCTGGCATATATACAGCCCCAACGCCAACTATTTATAGCTTTTCTCCGATCTCTGCCGCTGTAGGTGCTGAGGTAACAGTTACAGGTAATAATTTGCAGAATACAGCATATGTATATTTTACAGATGATAGCTTTCGTGATACTGAGGCATATGATGTAACTAAAACATCATTCAAATTTATTGTACCTACCGGAGCTAAAACATCTAGGCTTGAACTTTGGGATCAATTTGGCGAAATTTTGGTTATCAGTGATGACGCTCTAACAGTCATTGCTCCCACAATTACCGACATTGCTCCTAAGGAAGGTTTTGTCGGAGACACGGTTAAGATTTACGGTACCAATTTAAGTACAGCCTCATCTGTTACATTTGGAGGAGGAGGCAGCGCCGCCGCAATAGTTATCGATGGGGGTGAGATTCATGCTGTAGTGCCTGCAACGGCTGAATCGGGTGCGATTCAGGTGTTAACTTCATATGGATCCGCTACAACAGATGTGTCTAATAATTTTACAGTTTTAGTCCCTGCAATTGCAGGATTCACTCCATCACAGGGTAGCCCTAAACCTGCAGGTGTGCAGGGAGATGAGATTACTATTACAGGTAATTATTTATCAACCGCCAGTTCAGTTGTATTTGGTGGAGCAGGTAGCGCGGTTCCTCATTTTACAAGCGAAACAAGCATCCGTGTATACGTGCCGGACAATGCTGAGACAGGAACTATAAGTGTAGTAACTCCTAAGGGAACTGCTACTTCCAGCACAGCCTTTACAGTGCTCAAACCAAAAATCATAGGTTTGAGCAAAAACAACGGAAAAGTAGGGGAGACGATTTATATTACCGGGGATAGGTTGAATGTGGCTCCATTCTCAGTCACGTTCGGAGGCGGAGCAACGGCAACTGTAACTTCAAGCAGCTTAACTCAACTGGCCGTAACCGTGCCCAGCGGAGCAGCGTCAGGTGTAGTAACCGTCACTACCGCAGAAGGTACTGCAGTTACTGCTAGTTCCTTTTCAGTGGTTAAACCGACCTTTATTGTACAAAACACGCCCCTCGACCCTTTTACAGCAAAAGTAGGGGTGCCATCTGAGCCGCAATTTTATACTATCGCAGGAAGTAACCTTGAGGGAAGTTTAAATATTGCATTGCCAAGCCAATTTGAAGTGTCTGGTGATGAAGGTGCCACCTGGACTACCGGGGGATTATCCTATATACCGGATGCCAGCGGAACTGTCACACAAAAAAATATTTTAGTCAGGTATAACCCAGCTGCAAAAGGCTCGCATTCCGGCAACATAAACAACACCTCCGCAGGCCTCACGGAACTGATCGCCGTTGAAGGCTCCACCTTAGACCCGGCCATCACCGTTACTGGAACTCTTACTCCATTTACAACAAAGACTAATACAGCCTCTGCTTCGCAGAGCTATCAGGTGTCAGGAATAAACTTAGAGAGTAATCTGACAGTGACAGCACCTGCCGCTTTCGAGGTGTCTCTTGATGGTTCTGCATATAGTAATAGTGTGGCACTAACTCCTACCAATGGAGATGTAGCAGCTACTGTCTATGTAAGATATCTGCCTGTAAGCAGCGGAAGCCATAGCGGCGAGATATCCATGAGTTCAACCAACGCAGCAACACAAACTATCGCCGTTGAAGGGGCCACCATAGATCCGACCATCACCGTAACCGGAGCGCTTACAGAGTTCTCAACAGACGTCAACACTCCTTCCGCTTCGCAGACCTACACCGTGAGCGGGACTAATCTGGAGGGGGGCATCACCGTAGCCGGACCAGCAACGCTTGAGTTTAAGGTATCGTTAGATAACACCAACTTCTACCGTACACTATCCGTGCCTTTGGCTGCTGGTGCCACCAGCATTGGGGAAACAACCATATATGTGCGGTACGAGCCTGCAGAAGCAGGTCCGCATAGCGCAACCATCACCCAGTCATCGCCTAATGCGACGGCTGTAACCCTTGCGGCAAACGGCAGCACATCCAAAAGCAGCCTCCCGGTAGAACTCATCTCCTTCCAAGCCAGGAGCAACGCCAACGAGGTGACCCTGCTGTGGGCGACCGCCTCTGAAAAAGACAACTCGCACTTTGAGGTGGAGATGGCCGCAAACCCTGAGGCCGGCTTTACCAGAATCGGCAAGGTACACAGCAAAGCAGGCACCAGCTCCGTGACGACAAACTACCTGCTGAAGTACAACCTGACCAGCGCCGGTACGCATTACTTCCGCCTGAAGCAGGTAGACCTCGACGGCACCGCTACCTACAGCAAGGTGGTGGCCGTAGAAACCGAGGGCACCCTGGCAGGGGCTACAGTGGTTGTGGCGCCCAACCCGCTCAACTACAACTCTAAAGTAGTTATCGCGGCCGATGCGGACGGCAAAGCGAGCCTGGTGCTGCAGAGCATGGCTGGCAAGCAACTTTACCAGAAAACGGTAGCGGTAAGCAAGGGGCAAAACGAGGTGCAACTGCCGCTTTACGACCAACTGCAGAACGGCTTGTACATCCTGACGGTGGAGTTGCAGGGCCAGCGCTACCAGGTAAAGGTAGTGAAGCAGTAA
- a CDS encoding 4a-hydroxytetrahydrobiopterin dehydratase: protein MWKEEKDKLTCSLTFKDFRQAMAFMNEVADVAEEMDHHPWWSNVYNKVDIELYTHDAGNTVTKRDHQLAKRIEEIYRSYEV from the coding sequence ATGTGGAAGGAAGAAAAAGACAAGTTAACGTGCAGCCTTACGTTTAAGGATTTCAGGCAGGCAATGGCGTTCATGAACGAAGTGGCCGACGTGGCCGAGGAGATGGACCACCACCCGTGGTGGAGCAACGTGTACAACAAGGTAGACATCGAGCTTTACACGCACGATGCCGGCAACACCGTCACCAAACGCGACCACCAGCTGGCAAAGCGGATTGAGGAAATCTACAGGAGTTACGAGGTCTGA
- a CDS encoding SDR family oxidoreductase: protein MKNKPESLPPQKQKKQPGDEYKMKPEPEVIRDTYKGSDKLQGKAALITGGDSGIGRAVAVHFAREGADVAIVYLNEDKDAKDTKKMVEKEGRKCIILAGDVGEEEFCQKAVQRAVKELGKLDILVNNAAEQHEQQDLKDITKEQLQRTFQTNIFGMFYVTKAALEHLKKGSCIINTTSITSYRGSHHLMDYASTKGAITAFTRSLSSNLAEQNIRVNAVAPGPIWTPLIPATFSEEKVKEFGQNVPLKRPGQPSEVAPAYVFLASDDGSYITGQVIHVNGGEQIGS from the coding sequence ATGAAAAACAAACCAGAATCTCTGCCGCCGCAGAAGCAGAAGAAGCAGCCGGGCGATGAGTATAAAATGAAACCGGAGCCGGAGGTAATACGCGACACTTACAAGGGCAGCGACAAACTGCAGGGCAAAGCGGCCCTGATTACGGGCGGAGACAGCGGCATCGGCCGTGCCGTGGCCGTGCATTTTGCCCGCGAGGGCGCTGATGTGGCCATTGTGTACCTGAACGAGGACAAGGACGCGAAGGACACAAAGAAGATGGTGGAAAAAGAAGGCCGCAAGTGCATCATCCTTGCCGGTGACGTGGGCGAGGAGGAATTTTGCCAGAAAGCCGTGCAGCGCGCCGTGAAGGAACTCGGCAAGCTGGACATACTCGTGAACAACGCCGCTGAGCAGCACGAGCAGCAGGACCTGAAAGACATCACCAAAGAACAACTACAGCGCACGTTCCAAACCAATATCTTCGGGATGTTTTATGTGACGAAGGCGGCGCTGGAGCATCTGAAGAAGGGCAGTTGCATTATCAACACCACCTCCATCACCTCCTACCGGGGCAGCCACCACCTCATGGACTACGCCTCCACCAAAGGCGCCATCACGGCCTTTACCCGTTCCCTTTCCTCCAACCTGGCGGAGCAGAACATCCGCGTGAACGCCGTGGCTCCCGGGCCTATCTGGACGCCCCTGATTCCGGCTACGTTCAGCGAGGAGAAAGTGAAGGAATTCGGGCAGAACGTGCCGCTGAAACGCCCCGGGCAGCCCTCGGAGGTGGCACCGGCCTACGTGTTCCTGGCCTCCGACGACGGCTCCTATATAACCGGGCAGGTGATACACGTGAACGGCGGAGAGCAGATCGGATCCTGA
- a CDS encoding inositol monophosphatase family protein, with protein sequence MNLSQLSQNLNIIARSVGAFIRKEGDNFDRSKVEMKGFNDLVSYVDKQAEQQLVEELRKLLPEAGFITEEGTDTTKGDRFNWVIDPLDGTTNFTHGMPIYCVSVGLLDGDEVVAGVVYDPNRDECFSAYKGGGAFCNDKPIKVSDAPALKDALIITGFPYYDFGLTQQYLQVLGAFMSRSHGIRRLGSAALDLVYVACGRGEGFFEYNLNPWDVAGGTIIVQEAGGRLSKFLEDGDYVFGREIVASNGNVHAEMQETIREFWKKGME encoded by the coding sequence ATGAACCTGAGCCAATTGTCACAGAACCTGAACATCATTGCCCGCAGCGTGGGCGCTTTTATCCGGAAGGAGGGAGACAACTTTGACCGCTCCAAGGTGGAGATGAAGGGCTTCAACGATTTGGTGTCTTACGTAGACAAGCAGGCAGAGCAGCAACTGGTGGAGGAACTCCGCAAGCTGCTGCCCGAAGCGGGCTTTATCACCGAAGAAGGCACCGACACGACGAAGGGCGACCGCTTCAACTGGGTAATCGACCCGCTGGACGGCACCACCAACTTCACCCACGGCATGCCTATATACTGCGTGAGCGTGGGCCTGCTGGACGGCGACGAGGTGGTGGCCGGGGTGGTATATGACCCCAACCGCGACGAGTGCTTCTCGGCCTACAAAGGCGGCGGCGCCTTCTGCAACGACAAACCCATCAAAGTGTCGGATGCCCCGGCCCTGAAAGACGCGCTCATCATCACCGGCTTCCCTTACTACGACTTCGGCCTGACGCAGCAGTACCTGCAGGTGCTGGGGGCCTTTATGTCCAGGTCGCATGGCATACGCCGGCTGGGCTCTGCCGCCCTGGACCTGGTATATGTGGCGTGCGGCCGCGGCGAGGGCTTCTTTGAATATAACCTGAACCCCTGGGATGTGGCAGGCGGAACCATTATTGTGCAGGAGGCGGGCGGCAGGCTCAGCAAGTTCCTGGAAGACGGTGACTATGTGTTTGGGCGGGAGATTGTGGCCAGCAACGGCAACGTCCACGCCGAGATGCAGGAAACCATCAGGGAGTTCTGGAAGAAAGGAATGGAGTAA
- a CDS encoding Lnb N-terminal periplasmic domain-containing protein, translated as MKAYIKHVGLVLAFCLFSLQGWAQFENSQLSPQAKISLITCSSGSDLYAIFGHSAVRVHDPVNGFDIVFNYGTFDFDEPNFYLKFIRGKLRYKLSIADFRQFVYSYTMDNRSVYEQEMNLTEAQRQQYWAFLTHNYLPANRFYLYDFFFDNCATRIRDGVEATFPNQVRFNISDFDEDMSFRNLIDLYLVPQPWSDFGIDLALGAPIDREAAPYEYMFLPDFLAKGFANATLTADGQTKPLVGKMKVLFEREPIPYERGLFTPMLVWWLFFAGVLALTVADVIQRRRSRAFDMAFFFITGFMGVVLLLLWFATDHEATAYNFNLLWALPTHIVVAGFLGRYALRPWVSRYMLCTAILAGVLLLFWPWWPQMLHQAFVPVTLALGLRAAYTVWFSRKTRKEIITPKIEQAI; from the coding sequence ATGAAAGCATATATAAAGCACGTCGGGCTGGTGCTGGCCTTCTGCCTGTTCTCGCTCCAGGGCTGGGCGCAGTTCGAGAATTCCCAGTTGTCGCCACAGGCCAAAATCAGCCTCATCACCTGCTCCAGCGGCAGCGATTTATATGCCATCTTCGGCCACAGCGCCGTGCGCGTACACGACCCCGTGAACGGTTTCGACATCGTGTTCAACTACGGCACCTTCGACTTCGACGAGCCGAACTTCTACCTGAAGTTTATCCGGGGCAAGCTGCGCTACAAGCTCTCCATCGCCGATTTCCGGCAGTTTGTGTACAGCTACACCATGGACAACCGCTCTGTATATGAGCAGGAGATGAACCTGACCGAGGCGCAACGGCAGCAGTACTGGGCCTTTCTGACTCACAATTACCTGCCGGCCAACCGCTTTTACCTCTACGACTTCTTCTTCGACAACTGCGCCACCCGCATCCGCGACGGCGTGGAGGCGACTTTCCCCAACCAGGTCCGGTTCAACATCAGCGATTTTGATGAGGACATGAGTTTCCGGAACCTGATTGACCTGTACCTGGTGCCGCAGCCCTGGTCCGACTTCGGGATTGACCTTGCGCTCGGCGCTCCCATCGACCGGGAGGCGGCGCCCTATGAGTATATGTTCCTGCCCGACTTCCTGGCCAAAGGCTTTGCGAACGCCACCCTCACCGCCGATGGCCAGACAAAACCGCTGGTGGGCAAGATGAAGGTGCTGTTTGAGCGTGAGCCCATCCCGTATGAGCGCGGCCTCTTTACCCCCATGCTGGTGTGGTGGCTGTTCTTTGCCGGGGTGCTCGCCCTTACCGTGGCAGACGTGATTCAGCGGCGACGGAGCCGCGCGTTTGATATGGCGTTCTTCTTCATAACAGGTTTTATGGGTGTGGTGCTGCTCCTGCTGTGGTTCGCCACCGACCACGAGGCCACCGCCTACAACTTCAACCTGCTCTGGGCCTTGCCTACCCATATCGTGGTGGCTGGCTTCCTCGGGCGCTATGCGCTGCGGCCGTGGGTGAGCAGGTATATGCTGTGTACCGCCATACTGGCCGGGGTGCTGCTCCTGTTCTGGCCGTGGTGGCCCCAGATGCTCCATCAGGCCTTTGTGCCCGTCACGCTGGCCCTGGGCCTGCGGGCCGCGTATACCGTATGGTTTTCCAGGAAGACCCGAAAAGAAATCATCACCCCCAAAATAGAGCAAGCCATATGA